From Alkaliphilus flagellatus, the proteins below share one genomic window:
- a CDS encoding VanZ family protein, producing MLKNKGQIINVISWTALIFWLVLIFYLSAQPVHQSNGLSKKVTEVIIEKVEIIAPYSNFNISRMNHLVRKNAHFFAYLILGILVMNVLRRSGMKINKGVILSLSFCILYAMSDEFHQLFVPGRGAQVKDVLLDSAGAVVGIGIYLVVKFIVNKAQIRNKSHA from the coding sequence ATGCTTAAAAACAAAGGACAAATAATTAATGTAATATCATGGACAGCCCTTATATTTTGGCTAGTCCTGATTTTTTACCTATCAGCTCAACCAGTCCATCAGTCTAATGGACTGAGTAAGAAGGTAACAGAAGTTATAATAGAAAAAGTAGAAATAATTGCTCCATATTCTAACTTTAATATTAGTAGAATGAACCATTTAGTAAGAAAAAATGCTCATTTTTTTGCTTATTTAATTCTAGGTATATTAGTTATGAATGTACTTAGGAGAAGTGGGATGAAGATAAATAAAGGAGTTATTTTATCTTTATCGTTTTGCATTCTTTACGCCATGTCCGATGAATTTCACCAACTATTTGTACCTGGTCGGGGTGCACAGGTTAAAGATGTTTTGCTTGATAGTGCTGGAGCTGTTGTTGGCATTGGAATCTATTTGGTAGTAAAATTTATAGTTAATAAAGCTCAAATAAGAAATAAAAGTCATGCATAG